The following are encoded in a window of Bos indicus isolate NIAB-ARS_2022 breed Sahiwal x Tharparkar chromosome 21, NIAB-ARS_B.indTharparkar_mat_pri_1.0, whole genome shotgun sequence genomic DNA:
- the LOC109575749 gene encoding uterine milk protein → MSHGRMNLALSLVFILCGLFNSIFCEKQQHSQKHMNLVLLKKISALSQKMEAHPKDFAQELFKALIIEDPRKNIIFSPMAMTTTLATLSLGIKSTMRTHHPEDLKLEPKLLDVHKYLQPLVHVGRELVKQKVLKHQHILFINRKMMVNQMLLQQISKLQGMDIQMIDFTDIEKAKKTISHHVAEKTHTKITNLITDLNPETILCLVNHIFFKGILKRAFQPKLTQKEVFFVNDQTKVQVDMMRKTERMLYSRSEELHATMVKMPCKGNVSLTLMLPDAGQFDTDLKKMTAKRAKLQKISDFRLVRLILPKLKISFKINFKHLLPKIDPKHILTATAISQAITSKAPLPNLEALHQAEIELSEHALTVDTAIHTDNLLKVPMKAKEVPAVVKVPMNTKEVPVVVKVPMNTKEVPVVVKVNRPFLLFVEDEKTQRDLFVGKVLNPQVE, encoded by the exons ATGTCCCACGGGAGAATGAATCTGGCCCTGTCTCTGGTCTTCATCCTCTGTGGCCTGTTTAATAGCATCTTCTGTGAAAAGCAACAACACTCTCAAAAGCACATGAACCTAgtcttattaaagaaaatttcagcTCTCTCCCAGAAGATGGAAGCTCACCCTAAGGATTTTGCCCAAGAATTGTTCAAGGCTTTGATAATTGAGGATCCCAGAAAGAATATCATCTTCTCCCCCATGGCCATGACCACCACCCTGGCCACCCTCTCCCTGGGGATCAAGTCTACAATGAGAACCCACCACCCTGAGGACCTGAAACTTGAGCCCAAACTGTTGGATGTGCACAAGTACTTACAGCCTCTGGTCCACGTGGGGCGTGAGCTAGTGAAGCAGAAGGTACTGAAGCACCAGCACATTCTCTTTATCAACAGAAAAATGATGGTCAACCAGATGCTTCTACAGCAGATAAGCAAGCTGCAGGGAATGGACATCCAGATGATTGActttacagatatagaaaaagcCAAGAAGACCATCAGCCACCATGTGGCTGAAAAAACACATACGAAAATCACAAACTTAATCACCGACCTGAACCCTGAGACCATCCTGTGTCTTGTTAACCACATTTTCTTCAAAG GCATCTTGAAAAGAGCTTTTCAGCCCAAACTCACCCAGAAGGAGGTCTTCTTTGTGAATGACCAAACCAAAGTGCAGGTGGACATGATGAGAAAGACAGAACGGATGCTTTACAGCCGGTCAGAGGAGCTACATGCTACGATGGTTAAGATGCCTTGCAAAGGAAATGTGTCCCTAACTCTCATGCTTCCAGATGCCGGACAATTTGACACTGATCTTAAAAAGATGACTGCTAAGCGAGCTAAACTTCAGAAAATCAGTGACTTCAG ACTGGTGCGCTTAATTTTGCCCAAGTTGAAGATCTCCTTCAAGATAAACTTTAAGCATCTGCTTCCCAAGATTGACCCCAAACATATACTGACTGCCACAGCAATCTCACAGGCCATCACATCGAAGGCTCCCCTGCCTAATTTGGAG GCCCTACATCAAGCTGAGATAGAGCTGAGCGAGCACGCCTTAACCGTGGACACAGCCATTCACACAGATAATCTGTTGAAAGTCCCAATGAAGGCAAAGGAGGTCCCGGCGGTCGTGAAAGTCCCAATGAACACAAAGGAGGTCCCAGTGGTTGTGAAAGTCCCAATGAACACAAAGGAGGTCCCGGTGGTCGTGAAGGTCAACAGACCCTTCTTGCTGTTTGTGGAGGATGAGAAGACTCAAAGAGACCTCTTTGTGGGCAAAGTCCTCAACCCCCAAGTTGAGTAG